From Caldanaerobius fijiensis DSM 17918, one genomic window encodes:
- a CDS encoding ABC transporter ATP-binding protein, with translation MPIIEARNLSKVFYTSVRKEGLRGALAGLFHRERKAVSAVDNVSFDIEEGELVGYIGPNGAGKSTTIKMLTGILYPSGGDVSVCGLSPHRDRVRNAKNIGVVFGQRTQLWWDLPVVESFTLLKRIYDVPDNVYKKNMSDFIEILGLEEFIRKPVRQLSLGQRMRADIAASLIHNPKVLFLGKTGGNPL, from the coding sequence GTGCCAATAATAGAGGCGAGAAACTTATCAAAAGTGTTTTACACGTCGGTCCGAAAAGAGGGGCTTAGAGGTGCGTTAGCTGGCCTTTTCCATAGGGAAAGGAAAGCGGTTTCAGCCGTCGATAACGTCAGTTTTGACATAGAAGAAGGGGAGCTGGTAGGGTACATAGGGCCAAACGGCGCAGGAAAATCCACGACGATAAAAATGCTCACAGGTATACTATATCCGTCAGGTGGCGATGTAAGTGTATGCGGGCTTTCACCCCACAGGGATCGCGTGCGTAATGCTAAGAATATCGGTGTTGTCTTCGGACAGAGAACACAGCTGTGGTGGGATTTGCCTGTCGTTGAGTCATTTACTTTATTAAAGCGGATATACGATGTACCTGATAATGTGTATAAGAAAAATATGTCTGACTTTATAGAAATTCTGGGTCTGGAAGAATTCATAAGAAAACCTGTAAGGCAACTGTCGCTGGGGCAGAGGATGAGAGCCGATATAGCGGCCTCTTTAATACACAACCCTAAAGTCCTCTTTTTAGGAAAAACCGGCGGGAATCCTCTCTAA